Proteins encoded by one window of Flavobacterium sp. N502540:
- a CDS encoding iron-containing alcohol dehydrogenase, whose protein sequence is MLNFELYNPTNLIFGKGQIEKLSALIPKDAKILLAYGGGSIFKNRIHEQVIQNLKGFDIVEFGGIEPNPHFETLMKAVAVIKAEKIDFILAVGGGSVIDGVKFISAAVNFDGNPIDILQKRLLIKENAMPFGTVLTLPATGSEMNSGAVVTIEATQEKLAFGGSALFPKFSICDPTVIASLPKRQLQNGVVDAYTHVMEQYLTYPHEGYLQDRIAEGILQTLIEVGPKVVENPTDYALASNFMWSCTMALNGLIQKGVPSDWATHMIGHELTALYGIDHARTLAIIGPSLYQTMFETKKEKLAQYGRRIFNLTGSDDEVAKEAINQTVAFFHTMGMDTKLSQYTNDYNKTADFIVNRFNERGWKGLGEKQLITLDKVKSIVEMSY, encoded by the coding sequence ATGCTAAACTTTGAATTATACAATCCGACAAATTTAATTTTCGGAAAAGGACAAATTGAAAAACTTTCGGCTTTAATACCCAAAGATGCCAAAATCTTACTGGCTTATGGCGGCGGAAGTATTTTTAAAAACAGAATTCACGAACAGGTGATTCAAAACTTAAAAGGTTTCGATATTGTAGAATTTGGCGGAATCGAACCCAATCCACATTTTGAAACTTTGATGAAAGCGGTTGCTGTTATTAAGGCTGAAAAAATTGACTTCATCTTAGCTGTTGGTGGTGGTTCTGTAATTGATGGTGTAAAATTCATTTCTGCAGCGGTAAATTTCGACGGAAATCCGATTGACATTTTGCAAAAACGATTACTCATTAAAGAAAATGCTATGCCTTTCGGAACTGTTTTGACTTTACCAGCAACAGGAAGCGAAATGAATTCGGGAGCGGTTGTCACTATTGAGGCAACTCAGGAAAAACTGGCTTTTGGCGGAAGTGCTCTTTTCCCTAAATTTTCAATTTGTGATCCAACTGTAATTGCTTCGTTACCAAAAAGACAATTACAAAATGGTGTTGTGGATGCTTATACACACGTAATGGAGCAATACCTGACTTATCCGCACGAAGGTTATTTACAAGACCGTATTGCTGAAGGAATTTTACAGACGTTAATTGAAGTTGGTCCAAAAGTAGTTGAAAATCCAACCGATTATGCTTTGGCTTCTAATTTTATGTGGAGCTGTACTATGGCCTTAAACGGCCTCATTCAAAAAGGAGTTCCTTCGGACTGGGCAACTCACATGATCGGCCACGAACTAACGGCTTTATACGGAATTGATCATGCCAGAACTTTGGCTATTATCGGACCTAGTTTATACCAAACGATGTTTGAGACCAAAAAAGAAAAACTTGCCCAATACGGCAGAAGAATTTTCAATTTAACAGGCTCTGACGATGAAGTGGCAAAAGAAGCAATCAATCAAACTGTAGCATTTTTTCATACTATGGGAATGGATACCAAACTTTCGCAATACACAAACGATTATAACAAAACGGCCGATTTTATTGTAAACCGATTTAATGAAAGAGGCTGGAAAGGTTTGGGTGAAAAACAACTA